The DNA region GACGTCATCCGCAAATACCTGCTCTTTTCGGGCTACTCCCTGACCTATGTGGTCAACGTCACCGACATCGATGACAAGATCATCAAGAACGCCATCGACGAGAAGCGGGACGCCAAGGAGGTGGCCGAAACCTATACCCGGGCCTTCTTCGAGGTGATGGAGCGGTTGGGTGTCCAAAAGGCCGATCTTTGCCCCAAGGCCACCGATTTCATCCCGGACATGATCGAATTGGTGAAGGGCCTGGTCGAAAAAGGCCACGCCTATCCGGTGCCTTCCACGGACCTGGGGAAGGACGTGCTCTTCGATTCCGCCAGCTTCAAGGCCTATGGCCGGCTTTCGGGAAAGAACCTGGAGGAGCTTATGGAAGGGGCCCGGGTCGAGAAGAACGAGGCCAAGAAGAACCCGACCGATTTCGTCCTTTGGAAGGCCTCCAAGCCCGGGGAACCCCAATGGGATTCACCCTGGGGCAAAGGGCGCCCCGGTTGGCACATCGAATGCTCCACCATGGTCCGCAAGCTCCTGGGGGACTCCATCGACATCCATGGGGGCGGCATCGACCTGATCTTCCCCCATCACGAGAACGAGATCGCCCAATGCGAGGCTTTCACCCAAAAGCCCTACGTGAAATATTGGCTCCACAACGGGTTCATCGAGATCGCGGGCCAGAAGATGAGCAAGTCCCTGGGAAATATCTGGAAGGCCAAGGACGCCCTCGCCGAGTTCCGCCCCGAGGTCCTTCGCTATTTCTTCCTGAGCGCCCATTACCGGAGCGGCCTCAATTACGACCGGCCCATCCTGGAGGCGGCGGCCCGCGGATGGGAGGAATTCCAACAGACCTTCCAGCGGGTCGAGGAGGCCATGGCCTGTCCCGACGGGGAGGCGCCGATGGATCTTTTGGAGTTGCGCCTGGCCATCGACGCGGTCGAGGGCAAGTTCCGCGAAGCCATGGACGATGACTTCAACACGCCCCGGGCCTTGGCGGTCCTTTTCGATCTGGCCCGGGATGTCCGGCGGATCCTGAGCCAGTCCCCCCGCCCCACGGCGGGCGCCAAGAGCCTCTTGGGCGAGGCTATGGACCAGTTGAACCGATTGGGCGGCCTCTTGGGGATCGTTTCCTCGGAAAAAAAGACCGTCCCGGCCGAGGTCGAGGAATTGGCCCGGCAAAGGGTGGAACTGAAAGCGGCCAAGGACTTCAAGGGCGCTGACGCCATCCGGGACAAGGTCCTGGCCATGGGTTTCGTCATCGAGGACGTCAAAGGCGGCGGTTTCCGGATCCTTCCCAAGAAGTGAAGGGACAAGGTTCCCGGGATTCTTTGAGGTATGATGGTCTCCCATGAGCGAGAAGATCTACGGCCGAAAACCCGTCCTGGAAGCCCTCCGTTCCGGAAACCGGACCGTGACCCGGCTTTATCTTTTGCAGGGTTCCCGCGACGCCATCCTGGACCAGGTTGAGTCCCACGCGAAGGCCAAGGGCATTCCGGTGAACCTCGAGACGCGGCATCGCCTGGATACCCTGGCGGGTAATGAACACCACCAGGGCGTGGTGGCCGTCGCCGAAGACTTCAAATACGCCCAACTCGAGGACCTGCTGGAGCAGGCCGCGAAAAGGAACGAACCGGCCTTCCTCATCCTCTTGGATGAGATCGAGGATCCCCAGAACCTGGGGGCCATCATCCGCTCCGCCGACGCGGCGGGCGCCCATGGGGTGGTCATCCCCAAGCATCGGGCCGCCGAGGTCAACGCCACGGTCATCAAGGCCTCGGCGGGCGCCGCCGAACATCTGCCCTCGGTCAAGGTGACCAACCTGAACGAGACCATCCGAAGCCTGAAAGAGGCCAATGTCTGGGTGGTGGGGACCGACGGGGAAGCCAAGAAGAATTTCTATGAATATGATTTCCGACAACCGGTCGCCATCATCATCGGCAACGAAGGGACGGGGTTGCGCCGGTTGGTGAAGGAGAACTGCGACGAACTGGTGAAGATCCCCATGTCCGGGAAGATGTCCTCCCTGAACGCCTCGGTGGCGGCCGCGTTGGTCATGTTCGAGGTGGCGCGGCAACGAAAATGGGGGATGGCCCTGCCGACCAAGGACCCGCCGCTGTCGTCCTATGGGATGGGACTTTCCCCCGAAAAAGACTTTTTTCGTTCAAGCCCTGACCCGGCTTCTCAAACGGCGGGTGAGGGCCTTTCTCAAGGGATCGACCTAGGACCCTCCGACCGGTTGGAGGATAACCCCTCGAACGACGCCCCAGGAACGAACAAAGGGGGCGGGTTCCATTGGTAAGGCGGCCTAAAGGATTCTTGACGCTCCCAGGGGCCATTCCTATAATCGCCTTCCTTTTAAAAGTGCAAGCTTGCCCAGGGCTGGCGTAGCTCAGCTGGTAGAGCAGCCGCCTTGTAAGCGGCAGGTCACCGGTTCAAACCCGGTCGCCAGCTCCACTTTTAATGTGGTCCAGTGGACAGGTGCCCGAGTGGTCAATGGGAGCAGACTGTAAATCTGCCGGCCGTCCGGCCTACGCAGGTTCGAATCCTGCCCTGTCCACCATTTTTATTCAGTTCCTTCCCGTAACGTTCCAGGATCAAAATGGATTCGAACCGATGGGAAAGGGTCTGGGAAAACGGTCGTTTTCCCAAGAGGGGTCAGGGGTACATAGGGGGAAGTTCCCCTATGGGCGCGTCAGCACGGTTCGACATCCTGCCCTGTCCACCATTTTTATTCACATTTTTTTCGTTCTTCCCCGCATTCCGAAAATCCGAAGCTTTCGGTTATACTCTCCCCTCCAAGGCGCGGGAGTAATTCAGTGGTAGAATGCCACCCTTCCAAGGTGGACGTCGCCGGTTCGAATCCGGTCTCCCGCTCCATATTTTCGAGGGTCTGACCCGCCTTTCCGGCGGACTTGGAACGGAATCCATGAAAAAAACCATCCCGACCGGCGAAAAACCCGAGGCCATCCCGGGTAATCCGAATCCCGCCATGGAAATGAACGATTTCATGGACGATCGGGTCATTCTTTATGGCCATCCCGGCCTCTGCCGGACCTCCGAAGAACTGCTTTCCAGCGATGGGTTCCAACTGGTCCTGAAGCATTTTCTCAAGAAGGTGACCGCCCAAGATTCCCCCATCCTGCGTTGCCTACAGCCCTTCCGCTCCGGCGCCGACTACGACACCGTGAAATTGGCCTCCTTCCTGAAAGAGCTCCTGGGGCGGCCGATCGGGGAGACTTCTTGTGCGGACATGGACCCGGTCGTCCTCAAGGACCTGGTCGAGGAGCTTTACAGCTATTGGCGCCGCCGGGAACGCTTCGTGATCTTCGACCGGGATGTGCAGGACGGCGGGATCGACCTGAAGGAATACCACCCGATCTTCATCCAGGCCAACGAGGAGTTCAAAATGCTGGTCCTGGGTACCTACCGGCATATCGCGGCCCATGTGTCCGGCGACTGGTTCAAGGTCTACCGCCAGATCCCCGCCGGGGTGGGGGTGGGTCTCCTGGCCGAGAAGATCCAATGGAAATTCCCGGGCGAGGCCTACCACAAGCTCAAGAACATCCCCTTCATCCGGCTGTCCCTGATCTATCCGCCGCTCATCTATTACACCAAGGTCAACAAGCGGAAGGGCAAGTTCAATCCGCTCTCGAAGAACCCGA from bacterium includes:
- the rlmB gene encoding 23S rRNA (guanosine(2251)-2'-O)-methyltransferase RlmB translates to MSEKIYGRKPVLEALRSGNRTVTRLYLLQGSRDAILDQVESHAKAKGIPVNLETRHRLDTLAGNEHHQGVVAVAEDFKYAQLEDLLEQAAKRNEPAFLILLDEIEDPQNLGAIIRSADAAGAHGVVIPKHRAAEVNATVIKASAGAAEHLPSVKVTNLNETIRSLKEANVWVVGTDGEAKKNFYEYDFRQPVAIIIGNEGTGLRRLVKENCDELVKIPMSGKMSSLNASVAAALVMFEVARQRKWGMALPTKDPPLSSYGMGLSPEKDFFRSSPDPASQTAGEGLSQGIDLGPSDRLEDNPSNDAPGTNKGGGFHW
- the cysS gene encoding cysteine--tRNA ligase; this encodes MTNTLTGQKEEFKPLDPAKVKMYVCGPTVYGDIHIGNARSQVNFDVIRKYLLFSGYSLTYVVNVTDIDDKIIKNAIDEKRDAKEVAETYTRAFFEVMERLGVQKADLCPKATDFIPDMIELVKGLVEKGHAYPVPSTDLGKDVLFDSASFKAYGRLSGKNLEELMEGARVEKNEAKKNPTDFVLWKASKPGEPQWDSPWGKGRPGWHIECSTMVRKLLGDSIDIHGGGIDLIFPHHENEIAQCEAFTQKPYVKYWLHNGFIEIAGQKMSKSLGNIWKAKDALAEFRPEVLRYFFLSAHYRSGLNYDRPILEAAARGWEEFQQTFQRVEEAMACPDGEAPMDLLELRLAIDAVEGKFREAMDDDFNTPRALAVLFDLARDVRRILSQSPRPTAGAKSLLGEAMDQLNRLGGLLGIVSSEKKTVPAEVEELARQRVELKAAKDFKGADAIRDKVLAMGFVIEDVKGGGFRILPKK